From a region of the Labrenzia sp. CE80 genome:
- the ugpC gene encoding sn-glycerol-3-phosphate ABC transporter ATP-binding protein UgpC, whose translation MTSVSLKDVSKSYGSVEVLRNINLDIEKGELVVFVGPSGCGKSTLLRMIAGLETITGGDLQIDGERMNETPPAQRGIAMVFQTYALYPHMSVRDNMAFGMKIAKKPKSEIDAAVDNAARILQLEPYLDRLPKALSGGQRQRVAIGRAIVRDPKVFLFDEPLSNLDAALRVATRIEIAQLKESMPDSTMIYVTHDQVEAMTLASRIVVLHGGNIEQVGAPLDLYERPANTFVAQFIGSPAMNMVAAQVTETGASTTVQIRKGAAATVQVPSKPADHSLLVQLGVRPEDLVLTEGSDFLLEGTVAIVEALGETTVLYFEGKDGEVGLIAKLPGIQSIGKGTKVRLTAAPDKLHLFDAEGVSFHYR comes from the coding sequence ATGACTTCCGTTTCCCTGAAGGACGTCAGCAAGTCCTATGGCTCGGTCGAGGTTCTTCGGAACATCAATCTGGACATCGAAAAAGGCGAGCTTGTTGTCTTCGTCGGACCGTCAGGGTGTGGCAAGTCCACCCTCTTGCGGATGATTGCCGGTCTTGAGACGATTACGGGCGGCGACCTACAGATCGACGGCGAGCGGATGAACGAGACGCCTCCGGCGCAGCGCGGCATCGCCATGGTCTTCCAGACCTATGCGCTTTACCCGCACATGAGTGTCCGTGACAACATGGCGTTCGGCATGAAGATTGCCAAAAAGCCAAAGTCGGAGATCGATGCTGCGGTCGACAATGCGGCGCGTATCCTGCAGCTGGAGCCCTATCTGGACCGGCTGCCCAAGGCGCTTTCCGGTGGCCAGCGCCAGCGGGTTGCGATTGGCCGGGCCATTGTGCGCGATCCGAAGGTGTTTCTGTTCGATGAGCCTCTGTCGAATCTGGACGCCGCACTTCGCGTGGCGACGAGGATCGAGATCGCCCAATTGAAGGAAAGCATGCCCGATAGCACGATGATCTATGTGACCCATGATCAGGTCGAGGCGATGACGCTCGCCAGCCGTATCGTGGTTCTGCATGGCGGAAACATCGAGCAGGTTGGCGCGCCGCTTGATCTTTACGAAAGGCCGGCAAACACCTTTGTGGCTCAGTTTATCGGTTCACCGGCGATGAACATGGTCGCTGCCCAGGTGACCGAAACGGGGGCATCCACGACGGTTCAGATCCGAAAGGGAGCGGCAGCGACGGTGCAGGTGCCATCGAAACCTGCAGACCACAGTTTGCTGGTGCAGCTGGGTGTCCGTCCCGAGGACCTGGTGCTGACGGAGGGGAGCGATTTTCTCTTAGAGGGAACCGTTGCGATCGTGGAAGCGCTTGGCGAGACGACCGTGCTTTACTTCGAGGGCAAGGACGGCGAAGTCGGGCTGATTGCCAAGCTGCCTGGAATCCAGTCCATTGGCAAAGGCACGAAGGTGCGGTTGACGGCAGCGCCGGACAAACTTCACCTCTTTGACGCCGAGGGCGTGTCCTTCCACTACCGGTAA
- a CDS encoding sugar ABC transporter permease, which produces MEQLLLALVSMAAGVGACVLYFWGTNKFLDGIFPAKGQNAGRNILRANSIRPWLFLGPAIALLTLYLIYPVINSVILSFYGPSGQSYVGTANYSWLFSDAGFRESLRNNLLWLFVVPAASTFFGLIAAALTDRISWGNIAKSLIFMPMAISFVGASVIWKFVYDIRGENIEQIGLLNAIVVALGGEPQAWITLPFWNNFFLMVILIWIQTGFAMVILSAALRGIPEETVEAAVLDGANPLQIFMKIKVPQIWGTIAVVWTTITILVLKVFDIVLAMTNGQWGSQVLANYMFDWMFRGLDFGRSATIAIVIMVMVVPIMIWNIREARKDV; this is translated from the coding sequence ATGGAGCAGCTGTTGCTGGCGCTCGTATCCATGGCGGCAGGTGTCGGTGCCTGTGTCTTGTACTTCTGGGGAACAAACAAATTTCTGGACGGGATCTTCCCGGCCAAAGGGCAGAATGCGGGGCGCAACATCTTGCGTGCCAACAGCATTCGGCCCTGGCTGTTTCTTGGTCCTGCCATAGCGCTCCTGACGCTCTATCTGATCTATCCGGTGATCAACTCCGTGATCCTGTCCTTCTACGGGCCATCCGGACAGAGTTACGTCGGAACCGCGAACTACAGCTGGCTCTTTTCCGATGCCGGCTTTCGCGAGAGCCTGCGCAACAACCTGCTCTGGTTGTTCGTTGTGCCGGCTGCGTCAACCTTCTTCGGCCTGATTGCAGCGGCTCTGACGGACCGGATTTCCTGGGGCAACATCGCCAAGTCGCTGATCTTCATGCCCATGGCGATCTCGTTTGTCGGTGCGTCCGTGATCTGGAAATTCGTCTATGACATCCGGGGCGAGAACATCGAACAGATCGGGTTGCTGAATGCGATTGTCGTTGCGCTGGGCGGCGAACCGCAGGCCTGGATCACGCTCCCTTTCTGGAACAACTTCTTCCTGATGGTCATCCTGATCTGGATCCAGACCGGCTTTGCCATGGTGATCCTGTCGGCTGCGCTGCGTGGCATTCCGGAAGAGACGGTGGAGGCCGCGGTTCTCGACGGTGCCAATCCCTTGCAGATCTTCATGAAGATCAAGGTGCCGCAGATCTGGGGCACGATTGCGGTGGTCTGGACGACGATCACAATTTTGGTGCTCAAGGTCTTTGACATCGTGCTGGCCATGACCAACGGCCAATGGGGCAGTCAGGTTCTGGCCAACTACATGTTCGACTGGATGTTTCGCGGGCTGGACTTCGGCCGTTCGGCGACGATTGCCATCGTGATCATGGTGATGGTCGTTCCGATCATGATCTGGAACATCCGCGAAGCGCGGAAAGACGTTTGA
- a CDS encoding DeoR/GlpR family DNA-binding transcription regulator → MLGQIDITERQAEIADLVQKAGFASVEELAARFEVTTQTIRRDVNGLCEQGLLRRTHGGVEPPAPSGNSHYSTRQILNLAQKKQIADLVASAVDDGMSLAFSIGTTPEIVMQALAGHEALCVFTNNLNVAFTASVNPSFQVTIAGGRLRHGDRDILGTAAQDFFSNYKVDIGIFGVAGVDEDGTLLDFHEDEVAARQSILANCRQSFLVLDHTKFGRTAHVRGGHISEVSHVFSDQPVPTGIEDALSDASTRIITGNELEGA, encoded by the coding sequence ATGTTGGGTCAGATCGATATCACTGAACGGCAAGCAGAAATCGCTGATCTGGTTCAAAAGGCCGGCTTTGCGTCGGTTGAAGAACTGGCTGCCCGTTTCGAGGTAACGACCCAGACCATCCGCCGCGATGTCAATGGCCTGTGCGAGCAGGGGCTCCTCAGACGGACCCATGGCGGGGTTGAGCCTCCTGCGCCCTCAGGTAATAGCCACTACAGCACGCGGCAGATCCTGAACCTTGCCCAGAAGAAGCAGATCGCGGATCTGGTGGCGAGTGCTGTGGACGATGGCATGTCGCTCGCTTTTTCCATTGGCACGACGCCGGAAATCGTCATGCAGGCTCTCGCCGGCCATGAAGCGCTGTGTGTCTTCACGAATAACCTCAATGTTGCTTTCACGGCATCCGTCAATCCGAGCTTTCAGGTCACGATTGCCGGTGGCCGGCTGAGGCATGGCGACCGTGACATTCTTGGCACCGCCGCACAGGATTTCTTCTCCAACTACAAGGTCGATATTGGCATCTTTGGCGTTGCCGGGGTCGATGAAGACGGCACGCTGCTCGACTTTCATGAAGATGAAGTCGCAGCAAGGCAGTCGATCCTGGCCAACTGCCGGCAATCGTTTCTTGTTCTCGACCATACGAAGTTCGGCCGAACCGCTCATGTGCGCGGTGGCCATATCTCGGAGGTCTCGCATGTCTTCAGCGACCAACCGGTCCCCACGGGGATCGAGGACGCCCTGTCTGATGCTTCGACCCGGATCATCACGGGCAACGAGCTGGAGGGGGCATGA
- a CDS encoding carbohydrate ABC transporter permease translates to MQGIAGQRPLLIWVVHLSVAALVLLWTIPTFGLLVSSFRDGDQLSVSGWWTALTATERNIIFRAPAPAEQVQDGGQWVIAGNVFEGQTEGEVTAFGFSSKAPAAFAPGQAAEMRRGQVLEVSRSGDFRIASPEEMAGKRGARIFYTSIDPPRFTLENYRNVLFSEGIGRSFINTLTVTIPATIIPILIAAFAAYALAWMQFPGRALLLAVIVGLLVVPLQMSLIPLLRLYTDIGIGKSYIGIWLAHTGFGLPLAIYLLRNYIKGLPKEIIESAKVDGASDFEIFIKIVLPLSFPALASFAIFQFLWTWNDLLVATVFLGNNEDQLVMTGRLRELLGSRGGNWEILTASAFVSIAVPLLVFFSLQRYLVRGLLAGSVK, encoded by the coding sequence ATGCAAGGTATCGCAGGGCAGCGCCCGCTTCTGATCTGGGTCGTCCATCTGTCTGTGGCAGCACTTGTGCTGCTCTGGACGATTCCGACCTTTGGTCTTCTCGTGTCTTCCTTCCGGGATGGCGACCAGCTGTCCGTTTCGGGCTGGTGGACCGCCTTGACGGCGACCGAGCGCAATATCATTTTCCGCGCGCCGGCCCCCGCCGAGCAGGTTCAGGACGGTGGCCAATGGGTGATTGCGGGGAATGTCTTTGAAGGGCAGACCGAGGGCGAGGTGACTGCTTTCGGGTTCTCCAGCAAGGCACCCGCGGCGTTTGCTCCCGGGCAGGCTGCCGAAATGAGACGCGGGCAGGTGCTTGAGGTTTCCCGGAGCGGGGATTTTCGAATTGCATCGCCGGAGGAAATGGCGGGCAAGCGCGGCGCGCGGATTTTCTACACCTCCATCGACCCGCCACGGTTCACCCTGGAGAACTACCGCAATGTGCTGTTTTCCGAAGGCATTGGCCGTTCATTCATCAACACGCTGACGGTAACGATCCCGGCGACCATCATCCCGATCCTGATCGCAGCGTTTGCGGCCTATGCCCTGGCCTGGATGCAGTTCCCCGGCCGGGCCCTGTTGCTGGCGGTGATTGTCGGCTTGCTCGTCGTACCGCTGCAGATGTCTTTGATCCCGCTTTTACGGCTCTATACGGATATTGGCATCGGCAAGAGCTACATCGGCATCTGGCTGGCACACACCGGCTTCGGCCTGCCGCTCGCGATCTATCTGCTGCGCAACTACATCAAGGGTCTGCCCAAGGAGATTATCGAGAGTGCCAAGGTGGACGGGGCCTCCGACTTCGAGATCTTTATCAAAATCGTCCTGCCCCTGTCGTTTCCCGCGCTTGCCTCTTTCGCCATCTTCCAGTTCCTGTGGACCTGGAACGACCTTCTGGTCGCGACCGTGTTCCTGGGCAACAACGAGGATCAACTGGTCATGACGGGGCGGCTTCGGGAGCTTCTCGGATCGCGCGGTGGCAACTGGGAAATCCTGACGGCATCGGCCTTTGTCTCGATTGCCGTACCGCTTCTCGTCTTCTTCTCGCTGCAGCGCTACCTGGTGCGCGGGCTTCTCGCGGGCTCGGTGAAATGA
- a CDS encoding ABC transporter substrate-binding protein, which produces MIKSTFLKAVAATALSVSTWASAHAVDLQFYFPVAVGGKAADTIQALTDEYVAANPDVKIDAVYAGSYQDTVAKAITASRGGNPPQLSVILSVDMFTLIDEDLIQPFDNYLTTDEDKAWVDGFYPAFMENSQTGGKTYGIPFQRSTPVLYWNKEAFKEAGLDPEIAPATWDEMVEFGNKLTKKDADGKVSQWGVRIPSSGFPYWLFQGLAIENGATLANAEGNKTNFDDPKVVEALQYLVDLSTKHEVMAPGIIEWGATPKAFFEGQTAMMWTSTGNLTNVRDNAPFDFGVAMLPSKETRGAPTGGGNFYLFKGASDEQNKAAVEFVQWITAPAQSAKWTIATGYVAPRAETWETETMKAYTADFAPALIARDQLEFAKAELSTYQNQRVTGIFNDALASVITGKKDATTALKEAQAQADGILSEYR; this is translated from the coding sequence ATGATTAAGTCCACATTCCTTAAGGCCGTTGCTGCAACGGCTCTTTCTGTCAGCACCTGGGCGTCTGCCCATGCGGTTGACCTGCAGTTCTATTTCCCGGTCGCAGTTGGCGGAAAGGCTGCCGATACGATTCAGGCTCTGACCGATGAATATGTTGCGGCCAATCCTGACGTGAAGATCGACGCTGTCTACGCCGGGTCCTATCAGGACACGGTTGCCAAGGCGATCACCGCTTCGCGTGGCGGTAACCCGCCCCAGCTGTCCGTGATCCTGTCGGTCGACATGTTCACGCTGATCGACGAAGACCTGATCCAGCCGTTTGACAACTATCTGACGACGGATGAGGACAAGGCTTGGGTTGACGGCTTCTATCCAGCATTCATGGAGAACAGCCAGACCGGTGGCAAGACCTACGGCATTCCTTTCCAGCGTTCCACGCCAGTTCTTTACTGGAACAAGGAAGCTTTCAAGGAAGCCGGTCTTGACCCGGAAATCGCTCCGGCGACCTGGGACGAAATGGTCGAGTTCGGCAATAAGCTGACCAAGAAAGACGCTGACGGCAAGGTCTCTCAGTGGGGTGTTCGCATCCCGTCTTCCGGTTTCCCTTACTGGCTCTTCCAGGGTCTTGCGATCGAAAACGGCGCGACCCTTGCCAATGCTGAAGGCAACAAGACCAACTTCGATGATCCGAAGGTCGTTGAAGCACTTCAGTACCTCGTCGACCTGAGCACCAAGCACGAAGTGATGGCTCCGGGCATCATCGAGTGGGGCGCAACCCCGAAGGCATTCTTCGAAGGCCAGACAGCCATGATGTGGACCTCCACGGGCAACCTGACCAACGTTCGTGACAACGCTCCGTTCGACTTCGGCGTTGCCATGCTGCCGTCCAAGGAAACCCGCGGTGCACCGACCGGTGGCGGCAACTTCTATCTGTTCAAGGGCGCTTCCGACGAGCAGAACAAGGCGGCTGTCGAGTTCGTTCAGTGGATCACGGCTCCTGCTCAGTCTGCAAAGTGGACCATCGCAACCGGATATGTTGCCCCGCGCGCAGAGACCTGGGAAACCGAAACGATGAAGGCTTACACAGCTGACTTCGCTCCGGCCCTGATCGCCCGCGATCAGCTCGAGTTCGCGAAGGCCGAACTTTCGACCTACCAGAACCAGCGCGTCACCGGCATCTTCAACGATGCACTGGCCTCTGTGATCACTGGCAAGAAAGACGCAACGACAGCTCTGAAGGAAGCCCAGGCCCAGGCCGACGGCATCCTCTCCGAGTACCGCTAA
- a CDS encoding carbohydrate ABC transporter permease has translation MSLPAPTLDRVLNTAAAWTLALLWILPLAYAIWTAFHPAAYEARFVLTAPLTLDNFAKAWSAAPFARYFLNTFVLVSLILAGQFFLCTLAAYAFARFEFPGRSLLFSLVLLQLLVMPDILIVENYKTMRLLDLVDTIPAIALPYLASGFGIFLLRQTFMTIPKELDEAARIEGASFLGVLWRVYIPLAKPTYLAYGLVSVSHHWNNFLWPLIVTNSVDTRPVTVGLSIFSAIDSGVEWSVINAATLMTSGPLLIAFLLFQRQFVQSFMRAGIK, from the coding sequence ATGAGTTTGCCTGCCCCCACCCTCGATCGTGTCCTGAACACAGCTGCTGCCTGGACCCTGGCGCTGTTGTGGATCCTTCCGCTTGCCTATGCGATCTGGACCGCGTTTCATCCCGCGGCCTATGAAGCGCGTTTCGTTCTGACGGCGCCGTTGACCCTGGATAATTTCGCCAAGGCCTGGTCCGCCGCGCCATTTGCACGCTATTTCCTGAACACGTTTGTTCTCGTTAGCCTCATTCTTGCCGGCCAGTTTTTCCTATGTACGCTCGCGGCCTATGCCTTCGCACGTTTCGAATTTCCAGGGCGCTCGCTGCTGTTTTCGCTCGTGCTGCTGCAGCTTCTGGTGATGCCGGACATTTTGATCGTCGAGAACTACAAGACCATGCGGCTGCTGGATCTTGTCGATACGATCCCGGCGATCGCATTGCCGTATCTGGCAAGCGGGTTCGGCATCTTCCTGTTGCGCCAGACCTTCATGACGATCCCGAAGGAGCTGGATGAGGCGGCGCGAATTGAAGGCGCTTCCTTCCTGGGTGTGCTCTGGCGGGTCTATATCCCGCTCGCCAAGCCGACCTATCTTGCCTATGGCCTTGTTTCTGTCAGTCACCACTGGAACAATTTTCTCTGGCCGCTGATCGTGACCAATTCAGTTGACACACGCCCGGTGACCGTCGGCCTGAGTATCTTCTCTGCAATCGATAGCGGCGTTGAATGGTCGGTGATCAACGCGGCCACTCTGATGACAAGCGGACCGTTGCTTATCGCCTTTCTGCTGTTCCAGAGGCAGTTCGTTCAAAGCTTCATGCGGGCCGGTATCAAGTAG
- the fhuF gene encoding siderophore-iron reductase FhuF translates to MPGAEPCPDDQIDLRDYMDGLFHGHAAHLGERFAITPGSEKGRSCSDLTDPASLKQLLDFYAETSFPGDDARSSVSYWSQWYFGLLLPPLILLAGAARSQLPASLTNLRLALDGSGQPQAFELTDPYVAPALDADTPFDRLAPLIDGHLSPLVFSLSARSGVSAKVFWMNAAVVIDYTHEVLWSGSQDIDLKAITGSPKKPDGNRNPLFSPYRPSGSEATRTRRVCCLRYNLEGVARCQDCSLKPTYGNDRRPLVLGASK, encoded by the coding sequence ATGCCAGGCGCAGAGCCCTGCCCCGATGACCAGATTGATCTGCGCGATTATATGGACGGCCTGTTTCACGGCCATGCGGCGCATCTCGGTGAGCGTTTTGCGATCACACCCGGTTCTGAAAAGGGTCGCAGCTGCTCGGATCTCACCGATCCTGCGAGCCTCAAGCAGCTTCTCGATTTTTATGCGGAGACCAGCTTTCCCGGCGATGACGCGAGATCGTCTGTCTCCTACTGGTCTCAATGGTACTTTGGCCTTCTGCTGCCACCGCTGATACTCTTGGCCGGCGCGGCGAGATCCCAGCTGCCTGCATCTCTTACCAATCTGCGTCTCGCGCTGGATGGCTCCGGTCAGCCGCAAGCGTTTGAACTGACCGATCCCTATGTCGCCCCTGCCTTGGATGCAGACACACCCTTTGATCGGCTCGCACCCCTGATCGATGGTCACCTGTCTCCACTTGTCTTCTCGCTCTCAGCCCGGAGTGGCGTTTCAGCCAAAGTGTTCTGGATGAATGCAGCCGTCGTCATCGACTACACGCATGAGGTCCTTTGGAGTGGCAGTCAGGACATCGATCTGAAGGCGATCACAGGCAGCCCGAAAAAGCCGGATGGCAATCGCAATCCGCTGTTCAGTCCCTATCGCCCCTCCGGGTCTGAAGCCACCAGAACACGCCGGGTGTGCTGCCTGAGATACAATCTCGAGGGCGTCGCCCGCTGTCAGGATTGCTCCTTGAAGCCAACGTACGGCAATGACCGCCGGCCATTGGTGCTGGGCGCAAGCAAGTAA
- a CDS encoding ABC transporter ATP-binding protein: protein MSDPLTGAHAGKAIRLENVSKLFGDSRAVDDVSIEIPAGSFTVLLGPSGCGKSTTLRMIAGLEGTDEGRILIGGNDVTGKPSSKRDISMVFQSYALFPHLSVAENIIFGLRVRKVDAKERREKLTRVADLLGLSELLERKPAQLSGGQQQRVALGRAIIGEKPVCLMDEPLSNLDAKLRHEMRVELRALQQRLGFTMVYVTHDQVEAITMADQVVLLNGGRVEQAATPRDLYERPATPFAARFIGTPPMNLIPMSAIEPLQDMPTGLLLGVRPEALCLADEGGLSGTVRSVEYLGADTLADCEVSGSLFQVRLPGSRSVSTGEALCFTASTADLHVFDRLSGGRRDDLIPEIGSRLRSQ, encoded by the coding sequence ATGTCTGATCCGCTGACGGGAGCTCACGCAGGCAAGGCGATCCGGCTGGAGAACGTCAGCAAGCTGTTCGGTGACAGCCGGGCCGTGGATGATGTCTCGATCGAGATTCCGGCCGGTTCCTTCACGGTTCTGCTGGGGCCGTCTGGCTGCGGCAAGTCGACGACCCTGCGCATGATCGCTGGTCTTGAAGGCACTGACGAAGGCAGGATTCTCATTGGCGGAAATGATGTCACGGGCAAGCCGTCGTCTAAGCGCGACATCTCCATGGTCTTCCAGTCCTATGCACTTTTCCCGCATCTGAGTGTCGCCGAGAACATCATTTTCGGGCTCAGGGTGCGCAAGGTCGATGCGAAAGAGCGCAGAGAGAAACTGACGCGTGTCGCGGATCTTCTGGGTCTGAGCGAGCTGTTGGAGCGCAAGCCGGCGCAGCTCTCCGGCGGACAGCAGCAGCGCGTGGCCCTGGGGCGCGCCATCATCGGCGAAAAACCAGTCTGCCTGATGGATGAGCCGCTGTCCAATCTCGACGCCAAATTGCGTCATGAGATGCGTGTGGAACTTCGCGCACTTCAGCAGCGCCTTGGCTTCACCATGGTCTACGTCACTCATGATCAGGTCGAAGCGATCACGATGGCGGATCAGGTGGTGCTTTTGAATGGTGGCCGGGTGGAGCAGGCGGCGACGCCTCGTGATCTCTATGAGCGGCCTGCAACGCCGTTCGCCGCACGTTTCATCGGCACGCCGCCCATGAACCTCATCCCTATGTCGGCGATCGAGCCGCTTCAGGACATGCCGACCGGGCTTTTGCTCGGTGTGCGCCCCGAAGCCTTGTGCCTGGCAGATGAGGGAGGTCTTAGCGGGACCGTTCGCTCCGTTGAATATCTGGGCGCCGATACCCTGGCCGACTGCGAGGTCTCGGGCTCCCTGTTTCAGGTGCGCCTGCCCGGGTCGCGCTCTGTCTCTACGGGCGAGGCCTTGTGCTTCACCGCATCGACTGCGGATCTCCATGTTTTCGATCGGCTCTCCGGCGGACGCCGGGATGACCTGATCCCAGAAATCGGATCGCGATTGCGGTCCCAATAG
- a CDS encoding ABC transporter substrate-binding protein, whose protein sequence is MSAQADLVFRPGEDPRFNWESYEALKTNDLSGKTVTVFGPWLGPDKDLVENTMAYFEEATGIDVQYSGSDSFEQQIVIDTQAGSAPDVSIFPQPGLASDLAGKGFLAPLGSDTADWVRDNYAAGQSWVDLGTFKGKDGKEELFGFFYKVDVKSLVWYSPDNFEDAGYDVPQTMEELKALTEQIVADGGTPWCIGLGSGGATGWPATDWVEDMMLRTQPPEVYDQWVRNEIPFNDPKVVDAIEEFGWFANNEKFVDTPGAVAASDFRDSPKGLFSSPPACYMHRQASFIPSFFPEGTEMGVDADFFYFPAYEGKDLGAPVLGAGTVFALTNDTPEGRALIEFLKSPIAHEVWMAQSGFLTPHKGVNVDAYADDTLKGLGEILLGATTFRFDGSDLMPGAVGAGSFWTGMVDFVGGKPADQVGTEIQASWDAIK, encoded by the coding sequence ATGTCAGCTCAGGCGGACCTTGTGTTCAGGCCGGGTGAAGACCCGCGCTTTAACTGGGAGAGCTATGAAGCGCTGAAGACGAATGATCTTTCAGGCAAGACGGTGACCGTGTTTGGTCCGTGGCTTGGCCCGGACAAGGATCTTGTTGAAAATACGATGGCTTATTTCGAAGAGGCCACTGGGATCGATGTTCAATATTCGGGCTCGGACAGTTTCGAACAGCAGATTGTGATCGATACGCAGGCAGGCTCCGCGCCTGATGTTTCGATCTTCCCCCAGCCGGGTCTAGCCTCCGATCTCGCAGGCAAAGGATTTCTGGCGCCGCTTGGTTCTGACACCGCCGATTGGGTGCGCGACAACTATGCCGCAGGCCAGTCCTGGGTTGATCTGGGGACCTTCAAGGGCAAAGACGGAAAGGAAGAGCTTTTCGGTTTTTTCTACAAGGTCGATGTGAAATCGCTGGTCTGGTACAGCCCGGACAACTTCGAGGATGCAGGCTATGACGTGCCGCAGACAATGGAAGAACTGAAGGCGCTGACAGAGCAGATTGTTGCTGATGGCGGCACACCATGGTGCATCGGGCTTGGGTCTGGTGGAGCGACCGGCTGGCCCGCGACGGACTGGGTCGAGGACATGATGCTTCGCACCCAGCCGCCGGAAGTCTATGACCAGTGGGTCCGCAATGAGATCCCGTTCAACGACCCGAAGGTTGTTGACGCGATCGAGGAGTTCGGATGGTTTGCGAACAACGAAAAGTTCGTCGATACGCCTGGTGCCGTCGCAGCATCTGATTTCCGCGACAGCCCGAAGGGTCTCTTCTCTTCGCCGCCCGCCTGTTACATGCATCGCCAGGCTTCGTTCATTCCATCGTTCTTCCCGGAAGGCACCGAAATGGGCGTCGACGCGGACTTCTTCTACTTCCCGGCCTATGAAGGCAAGGATTTGGGAGCTCCAGTCCTGGGCGCCGGTACCGTCTTTGCGTTGACGAACGATACGCCGGAAGGCCGTGCGCTGATTGAGTTCTTGAAGTCGCCAATCGCCCACGAAGTCTGGATGGCGCAATCCGGTTTCCTGACACCACACAAGGGTGTCAACGTGGATGCCTATGCGGATGACACGCTGAAGGGTCTTGGTGAGATCCTGCTCGGCGCAACGACTTTCCGCTTCGACGGATCTGATCTGATGCCTGGTGCTGTTGGCGCCGGCTCCTTCTGGACTGGAATGGTCGACTTTGTCGGCGGCAAGCCGGCCGATCAGGTCGGCACGGAAATCCAGGCGAGCTGGGACGCAATCAAGTAA
- a CDS encoding sugar ABC transporter permease, translating into MRVTFKRDWIHGWLLLLPAMVFLFAFTHIPAVTTFINSFYSTPRGRRPAKFIGLENYERLWDDPVFWKVMFNNLWFALGTIPLSIALSIAMALWVNDKLAGRSLVRMAYFTPTVLPLIAVANIWLFFYTPGFGLFDQVFGALFGWSSTNWLGDPATALNAVIVVTVWKEAGFFMIFYLAALQAIPVSLIEAARIEGASCWTIFWRITFPLLMPTTLFVSINAVINSFRLVDHIFILTDGGPDNASSLLLFYIYEVAFRFWETGYAATLTVALLLLLSALAIGQFFFFDRKVHYK; encoded by the coding sequence ATGCGGGTGACATTCAAACGGGACTGGATTCATGGCTGGCTGCTGTTGCTGCCGGCGATGGTGTTTCTCTTTGCCTTTACCCATATCCCGGCGGTCACGACCTTCATCAACAGCTTCTATTCAACGCCGCGCGGTCGCAGGCCTGCCAAATTCATCGGTCTGGAAAACTACGAGCGGCTTTGGGACGATCCGGTGTTCTGGAAGGTTATGTTCAATAACCTCTGGTTCGCGCTGGGCACGATTCCGCTTTCGATTGCGCTTTCGATCGCGATGGCACTTTGGGTGAATGACAAGCTCGCCGGACGAAGCCTGGTGCGCATGGCCTACTTCACCCCCACCGTCCTGCCCCTGATTGCTGTCGCCAATATCTGGCTGTTTTTCTACACGCCGGGCTTCGGCCTTTTCGATCAGGTCTTCGGCGCTCTTTTTGGCTGGTCAAGCACCAACTGGCTTGGTGATCCGGCGACGGCGCTGAATGCCGTTATCGTGGTGACAGTCTGGAAGGAGGCCGGTTTCTTCATGATTTTCTATCTCGCGGCCTTGCAGGCGATCCCTGTTTCGCTAATTGAGGCGGCGAGGATTGAAGGCGCGAGCTGCTGGACGATCTTCTGGCGGATCACGTTCCCGCTTTTGATGCCGACAACGCTATTCGTCTCGATCAACGCGGTGATCAATTCGTTCCGGCTGGTCGACCATATTTTCATTCTGACTGATGGCGGTCCGGACAACGCCTCGTCGCTTTTGCTGTTCTACATCTATGAGGTGGCGTTCCGGTTCTGGGAGACCGGCTATGCGGCAACCTTGACCGTCGCCTTGCTGCTGCTGTTGTCGGCGCTCGCGATTGGGCAGTTCTTCTTCTTCGATCGCAAGGTGCACTACAAATGA